GTGGCTGTCCAAGCTGGCGGCGCGGGAAGGGAAGCGGGCGCGTACTCGGGTGGCGCAGACTCAAGGAACATAAAAAGAAGCCCCCCAATGAATCAGGGGGCTTCTGGATTAGCTAATGGTTTAAGGGCGGCTACTTTTTCTCGTTCTTGCTGGCGAGGACATTTTCATCGTGCTCACGCTTTTCGTCATCGCCCTTGCCGCCGATGCCGTCTTTAAAGGCGCGGATGCCTTTGCCCAGGGACCCGCCTATGTCGGTGAGGCGGCCGGCGCCGAAAATGACCAGCACTATAGCCAGGATAATAAGAAGTTCCCATGCTCCTATCTTTGGCACGGCCCTTCACCCCTTTGACAAGATAAGTCGTAGAAAGGGTACCATAGAACTTAACTTTGGAGCAACTTCAACCAGCCGCCGCAAGACCCAGGATTTAGCGCCGCCAACTATTCTTGATGGTCTGCTGGAGACACTTGTATAATGATTCTTTCCTCAGTAACATACCTGTCTCGTATTGCAGAATCCCCAGGAGGACACCGCTGAATTGGCGTCACGCTCGGAGTATGATATTGCGGTTATTGGAGCAGGGCCGGGAGGGTACGTAGCTGCCATCAGAGCAGGCCAGCTGGGCCTGAAGACGGCTGTTATAGAGCGTGACGAGGTGGGCGGCATCTGCTTGAATTGGGGCTGCATACCCAGCAAGGCGCTCCTGCGCAACGCCGAGGTTGTGTCCCTGGCGAAGCACGGCGCAGAGTATGGCATAACCTTCGACAATTTGAAGGTGGACTATTCCAAGGCCTACGACCGCAGCCGCGTGGTGGTGTCTCGGCTGACCCGCGGGGTCGCCAGCCTTCTGAAGAAGAACAAGGTCGACACCATCAAGGGCAGCGCCAGGTTTGTCGACGCCCACACCCTGACCATATCGCCCAGCGAGGACGTGATCGTCGCCAAGAACATCATCGTCGCCACGGGTGGACGCCCCCGCAGCATACCGCCCCTGCCTATCGACGGCGAGGTGGTGGTCACCAGCCGTCACGCCATCGAGCAGAAGACGGCGCCGTCATCGGTGGTAATAGTGGGCGGCGGGGCTATTGGCGTCGAATTCGCGTCCATATATCACGCCTATGGGGCCAAGGTGACGGTGGTGGAACTGCTGCCCCGCCTGGTGCCCAACGAGGATGAGGAGATAAGCCAGCAGCTTGAGCGCTCCTTCAAAAAGCAGGGCATTGAAATTATGACAGGCGCTAAGGTCACCGGCGTGTCCAAGAAGGGAAAGACGGCGCAGGTGAAGGTGGAGCAGAACGGCGCCACCTCAGAGATAACGGCAGATAGGGTGCTGGTGGCCATTGGCATTCAGGGGAACGTGGAGGACATGGGGCTGGAGAAGGTTGGGATAGCCACGGAGCGCGGGTTTATTAAAGTGGACGATAATCTAGCGACCAGCGCCAAGGGCGTGTACGCCATCGGCGACGTGACCGGGAAGCTGCTGCTGGCGCACGCGGCGTCGGCGCAGGGGGTAATGGTGGTGGAGCGGATAGCAGGGATGGAGTCCCCTGGCCTGGACTACACCGACATGCCCAAGGCGACGTATTGCAGTCCACAGGTCGCCAGCTTCGGCCTCACCGAGAAGCAGGCGCGGGAGCAGGGTCATGATGTTAAGATAGGAAAGTTCCCGTTCATCGCCAGCGGCAAGGCCCTGGCCCTGGGGCACACCGATGGTTTCGTAAAGCTGGTCACCGACGCCAAGCACGGAGAAATCCTGGGTGTTCACCTCATAGGCCCGGAGGTGACTGAGCTTTTGGCGGAGATATCTATGACGCGGATGCTGGAGGGCACCACCACGGAGCTTGGATGGGTGGTCCACTCGCATCCGACCCTGTCTGAAGCCCTAAAAGAGGCCGCCCTTGTAGCCAAGGGTGAGGCCATTAATATTTAGCACGGGGAGGACGGCAGCCTGTGAAGCTAAAGGAAAAGATTTCCAAAGCCCAGCTTCTGGAGATGTACCGCCAGATGGTGCTCATCCGAGAATTCGAGAATGAGTGCTATCGACAGTACATGCAGAAGAACGTAAAGGGCTTCCTCCACGTTTACAGCGGCGAAGAGGCCATTGCCGTAGGCGTCATGTCCTTACTGGAACCGCAAGACTATATCGTCACCCACTATCGAGACCACGGCCACGCCATAGCGCGGGGGTTGGACACGAAGGCACTGATGGCCGAGCTGTTCGGCAAGGCCACGGGTGTCAGCAAAGGCAAGGGCGGCTCCATGCACCTTTTCGATGTAAAAAAGCGGTTCATGGGCGGCTACGCCATTGTGGGCGGGCAGCTTCCCATTGCGGTGGGGCTGGCGATGGCGTCCAAGGAGAAGGGCGAGAACGGGCTGACGATATGCTTCTTCGGCGACGGCGCGATGCAGGAAGGGGAGTTCCACGAGTCGCTAAATCTGGCGTCGATATGGAAGCTGCCTGTGATCTTCTACTGCGAGAACAACTTGTACGGGATGGGCGCGTCGGTATCGGAGACGTATGCCGGGCACGACCAGATTTACAAGGCCGGCGAGCCGTACAAGATACCGGGGGTTCGTGTCGACGGGATGAACCTGTTCGAGGTCCGCAGGACGACGGCGGAGGCGGTGAAGCACGTCAGGGGTGGCGAAGGGCCTATGTTAATCGAGGCGCAAACGTACCGGTACCGGGGCCATTCCATATCAGACCCCGCGGGATACCGCCCTAAAGATGAGGTGGAGTTCTGGATGACCAGAGACCCAATCATTTTGCTTAAAAAGCAATTATTGTCCGAGGGAACGGCTACGGAAGAGGAGTTGAAGTCAATTGTGAAAGCGGCGGAAGAAGAGATTGTGGCGGCGGTGAAGTTCGCCACCGAGAGCCCGTTCCCCGAGCCCGCCGCGCTGCACCAGGAAGTTTACAGTCACTAAGGAGTCGTCATGCCGGTAATGAGCATAAGGGACGCCATGCACATGGCGTTGAGGGAGGCCCTGGATGAGGACTCCAGGGTCTTTATTATAGGCGAGGACATTGGCCCTTACGGCGGCACATATGCCGTGACCAAGGGCTTGTACGACGACTACGGCCCGCAGCGCATCAAGGACTCGCCGCTGGCGGAGTCGGTTATCATCGGCGCAGGGGTGGGGTCCGCCATGGGCGGGTTGCGGCCCATTGTGGAGATTATGACCATCAACTTCACGCTTTTGGGCATGGACCAGATAGTGAACCACGCCGCCAAACTGCGGTACATGTCAGGGGGGCAGCTTGAGATTCCGCTGATAGTGCGGACGGTGACCGGCGGCGGGGCGCAGCTGGCGGCGACGCACTCACAGAACTTCGAGGGGTGGTACGCCTCAGTGCCGGGGTTGAAGGTGGTGGCGCCGTCCACGCCCTACGACGCCCTGGGCCTCTTTCGCGCCTGCCGTCAGAGCATGGACCCCATTCTGTTTGTCGAACACGCCCTTCTTTACAGCGTTAAGGGCGAGGTGCCGAAAGAACATTACACGGTGCCCCTGGGCGCTGCCGATGTGAAGCGCCCAGGCAAAAACATAACCATAGTCTCTCACGCTCGAATGCTCCATACGTCGCTGAGCGCTGCCGAGACTTTATCTAAGGAAGGCATCGAAGCTGAGGTGCTGGACCTGCGCACCATGCGCCCGCTGGACGTGGAGTCCATTGTGAATTCGGTGAAGAAGACGCACAGGGCGGTGGTGGTGGAGGAGACGTGGAAGACCGGCGGGTTCGCCGGAGAAATCGTCAGCCTTATTCAAGAACACGCATTTGATTACCTGGACGCGCCGGTGCTGCGGGTGTCGGGGGAAGAGGTTCCGGCGCCCTACTCGGCGCCGCTGGAGAACCTGGCCTTCCCTGACGCGGCGAGAGTAGTCGGCGCCGTCCGGGCTGTATTTGGCGCTTAGACCTGTTCAGGAGGAGCTCCCTTGGCCACCACTATAAGAATGCCCCAGATGGGCTTTGATATGCAGGAAGGCACCGTCGTCAAATGGCGAAAGAAGGAAGGCGACCAGGTGGCCCGGGGAGAGGTCATCGCCGAAATCGAGACGGATAAGGCGGTGGTCGAGATGGAGGCTTACGCAGGCGGCGTGCTGAAAAAGATCGTCGCGCCGGAAGGCTCCAAGGTGCCTGTGGAAAGCCCCATCGCCATCATTGGTGAGGACGGGGAGGAGCTGCCGGTGGACGCCACCACAAACGCCGCGACTCCCGCCACGCCGTCAGCCAAGGCCGCGCCGACGGCCAAGGTAAAGCCCGAGCCTCAGCCCGCGCCCGCCGCCGCTCAGGAAGCGCCCGCAGCCCCAGCAGGCGAGGTCAAGGTCAGCCCCCTGGCGAGGCGTATCGCTAAAGAGATGGGCGTCGATGTGAGCAAGGTGAAGGGCACGGGGCCGGGAGGACGCGTCACCGAAGCCGACGTTAGGGGCTACAAGGAGCCCGCCCCCGCGGCGGCGCCCGCTCCGGCCGCGGCCAAGGCTCCATCGCCTGCCGCCCCCGCGACCAAGGCGGCAGCCCCCAAGCCTGCCCTGCCCACCGAGGAAAAGCGCGTTCCATTAAGCCGCATGCGCCAGGCCATCGCCGCGCGAACTGTGGCGAGCATGAGGGAGGCGCCGCACTATTATGTGACATCGGAATTGGACATGGGGAAGGCCCTGGACCTGCGCAAGGAGCTTAACAGCAGCCTGCCGGAGGGCACCCGCGTCAGCGTCAACGACATGATCATACGCGCCTGCGTTCTGGCGATTCAGAAGTTCCCCAACTTCAACTCGTCGATACAGGGCAACGAACTGGTTATACACCCGAACGTCAACGTAGGCATCGCCATCGACATGGAGGGCGGGCTGATCATCGCGGCGGTGTCGCAATGCCAGTCCAAGGACCTAGTGGGGCTGGCGAAGGCCACCAAGGACCTTATTACCCGGGCCCAGGGCGGTAAGCTGAAGGCGGAGGAGTACACCAGCAGCACTTTCACCGTCAGCAACATGGGGATGCTGGACGTGGACAGCTTCACGGCGGTAATTAACCCCCCCAACTCGGCGGTAATGGCTGTGGGCGCGGTGAAGGACAAGCCTGTGGTGAAGAACGGGGAGATAGGCGTAGGGAAGATGATGAAGGTGACGGTCTCGTCCGACCACCGGGTCATCGACGGGGCTGAGGCGGCGCGGTTCCTACAGGAAGTAAAGCGGCTGCTGGAACACCCCGTCCTGTTACTTATCTAAGCCGTCCGTTCTTATTGGTAGGGGAATGCCGAGATATGGCCTGGCGCATCTCGAAGCTGCCATGTCTACCCACTGTCCAGCCCAGGGCCAGACCTCTCCAACTTGGTTTAACTCTCCTAACAAGCTTTCAAAGACCTGGAGGCGTTGATGCCAACAGTTAGCACACCCCTCAGACGCTGGTTCTTGACCGCTCTCATTGGTTCGCTGGTCATAAGCGCGCTGATAGCTATTTTTATTCTGATTTTTGGCGGCGATTTCGGCGAAACTGAGGGAAAGATCCTGTTTACTACCCTGACAATCTCACTTTTCAGTCTGACGGGTCTAGGGTCAGCGGCGCCGCTGGAGAGAAGCAGACTGTCAGCTTTTTGGTATCTGGGTATTGCTCTGGCCGTTGTAGGGTTCGTCTTCTTTGTCATTGGCATTTGGTCTGAATGGGTTGAAAAAGAACACTACGGAAATAGTATGGGCACCATAGCTATTTTCTCGTTCAGCTTCGCCCAAGTTGGAATGTTGTCTCTAGTGCGACTGAAAGGTACGGCGAGGGTCCTTACACCTGTTACTGCAATCATAATCTTTATCTTGGCCTCAATGGTGTCGGCGATGATGTTTGTGGATAACATTGATGATGGCGAATATCTGCGTGCAGTAGGAGTACTGGCGGTACTGGATGCCCTCGGCACCGTAACCATACCGCTATTGGGGCGGATGACGCCCAGGGAAACGCCAGCCGCAGCGCCTTCACAAGTCAAGCAGGTGGAGTTGCGGTGCCCTCGATGCGGCACTATGCAAACAATGGACGAAGGCGGGGCCTTATGCCAGAAGTGCGCATTGCGAATAACCATACGTACTGAAGCCTAGCGTGGAAGATAAAACCGTGGTAGTGTGCCACTGACCAACCGTTAGAGGGGGAAAGCCAGGTGAGTCAGGCCAGCACACCACAATACTCTCGCCGCATCTACGCCCTCCGGCCCAAGGACCTGACGGAGGAGCAGCTGGCGGTGGTTTTCGCGATGACCTCCCGACGGCCAGAGCCTTTCGACGAAATCGCGCAGCAGGTGAGCCAGGAGAAGGCGGCGGACTTCCACGAACGGTGGGTGCTGGGGTACGGGCACGCATCGGTGGCGGAACACGCGGTGCTGCACGTAGCGGCGGAGAACATATCCAGGCTGGCTTGCGACACGCTGGAGGACAACCGGCTGGGGTCTTATACCGAGAAGTCGTCGCGATACCAGGTCTTGCCACCGGGCTACTACCACGTCCCGCAGGAGCTGGACCAGGACCAGGCGATGGCCGAAGTCTTCCGCCAGACGTGCGACGGGCTTTTTGCCGCTTACGAACGAATGCTTACCGGCGTGTCCGAGCATCTGAAGAAGAAGCACCCGCAGAAGCCCGACGAGCGCCCAGGCGCCTATAATCTGCGGATACGTCGGGAGGCCATCGATAGCTGCCGGTTCCTTTTGCCCGCCGCTACGCTGACCAACGTAGGCGTTACTATGAACGCTCGAAGCATGGAACACGCTATAACCAAACTGCTGTCGTCGGAGCTGAGCGAAGAGAGGGAGTTGGGTGAGGATATAAAGCGCCGTGGGCAAGAGATAACGCCTACGCTTATCAAGTACGCGCAGGTGAATAAGTACCTGGCGGCGGCAGGGGAGCGGCAACAGGAGCAGACCGGGGATTCGGGCAACGGGCCACTGCCGTTGGACGTGGACGCGCGGCTGGCGCATTACGATACGCAGGCGGACCTGAAGCTGGCGGCGTCGATGCTGTTCAGGCATTCGACATTGTCATACGAGGAGGCGTGGCGGCGGGCGGAGGACATGGGGTCGGAGGGGCGGGGGAGGGTTATCGCGGGGATGTTGGAGGGGATGGGGCCTCACGACGCGCCGCCGCGGGAGTTTGAGATGGTGGACTATACCTTTGAATTGATCATGGACTACGGGGCGTATCGAGAGTTCAAGCGGCACCGGATGCAGAGCTACATACCGCAGCCGTTGACAGTGGCCCACGGGTCGCTGATGCCGCAGCTTATCAAGGAGGCTGGCCTGGGCGGGGAGTTTGGGGAGGCGATGGAGGTCAGCGAGTCGGGGTTCAAGAAGGTTTACAAAAGCTATCCGCTGCTGGCCCCGTATCTCGCGACACACGCGCACAAGCGGCGGGTGCTGACCAAGATGAACCTTCGCGAATGCTACCACCTGTTCAAGCTAAGAACACAGCGCCAGGCTCATTTTTCCATCAGGCTGGTTATGGACAAGGCGCTGCGAGAAGCCGTGAGGGTACACCCCGACCTCTTTAGGCATATGCCGCTGCGGGACTTCCCGGAGTGGTGGCCGTTCAAGAAGCCTCAGGGGTCAGAGCAGTCGCGCATGTAGCCGCATCGCAGGCATGTGAGCTTGCAGTGGGAGTCCAGCATGACGAAGCCGCAGAGGTCGCAGATATAGACCCTCGCGGCTGGAGTGTCTTCACGAGGGGCTTCCTGCGTCTTTTCTTCCTCTGTAGGGCCTATCGCCATCCGCTAATAGTAGTCGCTGCCAGACTGGCCTGACGTGGGGGTCTTTGTTTCTGAACCCGCGCCGGCAGGGGCGTTCCCCACGTTGAAAGTGCCGTTCATGCCGCTACTCTCGTGGGGGCGGCAGAAGTAGTAGAGGGTTGCGGCCCCGGAGGGAACGGTTATCTCCTGGCTCTTACTATCGCCGCCGTTTAGCTCCAGGTCAACCAGGATTTCCTTTTTGTCGTTGCTGGTAGCGACGGTGAAGGTATGAAGCAAAGAGCTGGTGTTGCTGGCGGTGAACTTGACCTTCTGGCCGGGCTGGAGCGCGGTGGTCTCAGGCTGGATGGAGAAGCTCCTGACCTCCACCTTGACCTCTTTAGCGCCGGCGGCGGAGGGAACGGGGTTGCCGGTGGAGGTGGGGGTAGACTCCTCGGAGCCGCAGGCCGCGATGATAAGGGCTAGAGCAACAAGGACTGTCAAGACCAAGGTCTTCATTTTGCCTCCTTTTCAGGGAAGGTACGTAACAATCAGGACGGGGCGGCTGTCGGCGTCCAAGTTATCGCGAGAGTCGAAACGCTTGGCGGTGGCGCCTTTGCTTTCGTCGCCGATAAGGACCCAGCCGAAGTTACTGCCAGGGTTGCTTAACCAGCCCTGGACATGGGCCAGCATCTGCGCGGTGGATCCCCAGGTGACCCTGCCCTCGCTACCTACGGCGGCGGAGGCGCTGGCTGTGGAGACGAAATCGCCTCCCAGAGCGTTCCAGAAACGTGTGTTGAATTTACTGAAATGCCACGAAGCATCGCCCTGGGCTGCGACCGCGCCGCCGCCTTCGTTGCCGGAAGCGATGGAGGCGCCCTCGCCCCAATCGGCAGTCAAGCGATGGAGCCGGACCTGGGTGGGCGGCGACTGCTGGGCCCTGGAGACCCTTAGCACCAGCTCAACGCCGGTTATCTGGACGCCGGCGGGGACGGCGGAGAGGTCGAAGGCTATCAGGGCGCGACGGGCCGAGCCGCTGCCGTTCCTGCCGACAAAGAGGTGCTGGCCCTTGCCGTTGCTCATCTCTTTAATGTGGTCCTCATAGAGGGTGTTGTCCTTGACCGGAGTCAATCGTAACGCTTTTCTGGGTCCTGGGTGGGGGGTGGACACAGGGGTTGGGATAAGGGTGGCGGTGGAGGTGGGAGTGGGGGTAACAGGAGGTCTGGTGGGCGTAGGTGTGGACGTGGGTATGGCAGTCGCGGTAGCGGTGGTCGTGGGCGCGCTGGTGGGCGTGGCCGGCCGGGTTGGCGTGTTTGTGGGAGTAGCGGCCTGGGAGACAACGGTGGCGGTAGGCGTGGCCGTGGGGCTGATGGTGGTGATGGGTGTTGGAGGCATGGAAGTGGGGGTCGGGGAGGATGAGGCCGCAGAGGGCTGGGTGGCGGTAGGTGTGAGCGAGCCGATGGGGGTAGCGGCGTCGCCGCCGCAGGCGAGCAGTAAGGAGAGGGTAAGCAGGAGCGCTGAAATGATAACCCAGGGCCTCAAGAGTAACCTCCTAGACTTACAGAGCTGAAGATGCCCGACAAAGAATAGGGCTGCGCCTGGCGGCTTTCAAGCCTTGATTAAAGTACGGAAACAAAACGAGGCTGGATTAACGGCGCTTCTCGTTGACGCTTGCGAAAGCCCAATGCTAACATAACGGTAGTGTACGCTCCCCTAGTTGACCTCAATCCTCTTCTATCGGGATTTCCCCGGTTTTCCCGCATATTCAACATCTAGAATCATGGATAACCTATGCCTGAAGCGCTGATAGAGAACTGGACAGCCCTGCTGCTGGCCGGGCTCATCGGCTTTGGCGCCATAGCAATTATGTTAGGGGCCTCGCTTCTCATATCCTCACGGCGTCGCTCGGAGATAAAGGAGACGCCGTACGAATGCGGGATACCGGCGGCGCCCTACGCTTTTTCGCAGATAAACATTCGATACTACATCTTCGCCATACTTTTCCTAATCTTCGACGTGGAGGCTGTGTTCCTCTTTCCCTGGGCAGTGGTGTTCATGGGCAGCAAGGTGGCCTTCTACGCGATGATGATTTTCCTGGCGGTGCTGCTGGTGGCTTTGATATACGGCTGGAAGAAGGGCGTGTTGGAATGGACAAGATAACCCTGGCCCAGGGCAACCGGCCCGCTCCCAGCCTACTGCATCGGGCTGCGCCCAGCTTTATAACCGCGAAGAGTGACGAACTCTTTGCCCTGGCCCGCAAATCATCGCTATGGACGCTGACCTTTGGGCTGGCGTGCTGCGCCATTGAAATGATGTCCACCTACATGGCCCACCACGACTTCGACCGCTTCGGGGTGGTGACATGGCCGTCGCCGAGGCAGTCGGACGTGATGATTGTGGCGGGGACGGTGGTGAAGAAGATGGCGGAGCCGATAAAGCTGCTCTACGAACAGATGCCGGAGCCGAAGTGGGTGATAGCCATGGGAAGCTGCGCCACCAACGGCGGGCCGTACTACCGGTCTTATTCGGTGGTCATGGGCGTGGACCGCATCATACCCGTCGATGTGTACGTGCCGGGATGTCCCCCTCGACCAGAGGCGCTGATGCACGGCATCTTGAAGCTGCAAGAAAAAATCTCTCAGGACGCCAAGCGTGGCCGCGGCGGGACATAAGCCGGAAGCGCAAGCTCAAACTCGAACGCTCCAGCCGAGAGAGCTGGAGCTTACCAGTATCGTTATCAGGATTTTGAGGGGGTATCGCGTCCACGCCGGCGCGCTGTTCGACCGCGTACAGATAGAGATAAGAGCGGAGGACCTGGTGTCGGTGTGCCGTATCCTGAAGGACGACAACGCCACGCGCTTCAAGACCCTTCTTTGCGTAGCGGCAGTGGACTATAAAGACAAGATTCAGATGGTATACACGCTGCTGTCCATGGAGTGGGAATACACACTGGCCATAAAAGTGGACCTGCCGGCGGAGAGGCCGGAGGCGCCATCGCTCACCGGCCTGTGGCATGCCGCCGACTGGTACGAGCGTGAGGCCCACGACCTGTTTGGAGTAAACTTTACCGGCCATCCAGGATTGAAGCCGCTGCTATTGTACGAAGGGTTTGAGGGCCATCCAGGCCTGAAATCCTTTCCTTTCCATGAATATACGGAATTTTAGCTATGAACACTGTAACGCTTAAAACTCGAATGACAAAAAAAGAAGGCTTCTACGAAGCCGCTATTGAAAACCTGCCAGTAGCCTCTACCGGCAACAGCTACGAAGAGGCGACGGAGGAGCTGGTGCGCCAGTTTAAGGACTGGGCCCACGAATGCGAGGAGAAGGGCACGCTGGAAGCCTCGCTGGAGAAGGCTGGGTACCCAAGGGTAGACGACAGCACGGAGATCCATCTGATGCTCATCGGCGAGGAACAGGACTAGCGTGGCTACCAACTCCGACCAGATGCTGGGGCAGGCGCCTGAGCAGTCCCAGAACCTGGATATCCTTATGAATATGGGGCCGCAGCACCCTTCGACGCACGGCGTATTTCGCATGCTGCTGCGGGTGGACGGCGAGGTGGTGGTGGACGCGGAGCCGCACATTGGCTATTTGCATCGCGGGTCGGAGAAGCTGGCGGAGGGGGAGCAGTACCACCAGGTAGTGACGCTGATGGACCGCCTGGACTACATTGCCAACTTCAACAACGAGTGGGCTTTCTGCCGCGCGGTGGAAAAGCTCATGGGACTGGAGGTGCCTGAGCGGGCCGAATATATCAGGGTTATTTTGGGCGAGCTGAACAGAGTCGCCAGCCACCTGCTGTTCCTGGGGACCTTCGGGCTGGACGCGGGGGCTATGACGCCGGTAATGTTCGCCTTCCGGGGCCGCGAGCGCATCCAGGCGCTGTTCGAGGCGGTCAGCGGGGCGAGGATGATGCACAACTATTTCCACATCGGCGGCGTGAAGGAGGACCTGCCGGAGAACTTCCACGCGCTGATGGACAAGCTGATGCCGGAGCTTCGTCGGGACGTGGAGGAGTGCGACAAGCTGCTGAGTTTCAACGAGGTCTTCGTCGCGCGGACTAAGGGCGTCGGCGGCATCGACCGGGACACGGCCATAAACTACGGGTGGACGGGGCCGTGCCTGCGGGCCTGCGGCGTCAATTACGACGTGCGAAAGGCGGAGCCGTATTCGGTCTACCAGCGCTTTAAGTTCGACGTGCCGGTGGGCCGCGACGGCGACTCGTGGGAGCGGTATTTCGTCCGCGTGCGGGAGATGTACGAGTCGCTGAGCATCGTAGAGCAGGCGATGAAGTCCATGTCCGGCGGGCCGGTCATGGCCGTGGGGCGGCGGCTGATTCGCCCCACTAAGGGTGACGTGTATGTTCGCGCGGAGAACCCCAGGGGCGAGATTGGCGTGTACCTGGTCAGCGACGGCACGGACAAGCCATATCGAATCAAGGTGAGGCCGCCGTCCTTCTGCAACCTCAGCGCCATCGGCCGCCTGATCAAGGACACCTACGTAGCCGACGCCGTTATAATCCTTGGCTCGCTGGACATTGTGCTGGGCGAGGTGGACCGGTGAGTTTGTCTGAAGTCCTGCTGCTGGCGCTAGCGCTGCTCATCATGTTCACCGCCCTCTCGGTGGTGGTGCTGTCGCTGGTGTGGATAGAGCGGAAGTTCCTGGGCCGTCTGCAACGCCGGCTTGGGCCGACGCGCGTCGGCCCCTTCGGGCTGCTGCAACCCGTGGCCGACGCTATAAAGCTGGTGACGAAGGAAGACCTGGTGCCGTCGCAGTCGGACAGGCTGATATTCTGGATTGCGCCGCTGCTGGTGCTGGTGCCGTCGTTCATGGTGTGGGTGACCATCCCCGCCGCCCGAGACCTGGTGGTGCAAAACCTGGACCTGGGGCTGTTTGTAATCATCGCCCTGCTGGTAGTATCGATACTGGGGTTGCTGCTGGCGGGCTGGGGGTCGGCCAACAAGTACGGCGCGCTGGGCGGACTGCGGGCCGCGGCGCAGCTGGTGAGCTATGAGGTGCCGCTGATTATGGTGGTGGTGGCGGTGGCGGTGCTGGCGGGATCGCTGGACCTGCGGGCGGTGTCGGCGAGCCAGGTGCCGCTGGACACAGCGCAGGACGTGCTGAATGAGATTAACGCGGCGGGCGGCGTCTTCAACCACGAAGGCATACCTTTCGCGGTGCTGTTCCCGCTGGGGCTGGTGCTGTTCCTGCTGGCAGGGCTGGCGGAGGTGGGCCGCATACCCTTCGACATCTATTTCGCGGAATCCGAGATTGTGGGCGGGCCCTTTGTAGAGTACAGCGGCGCCCACTGGTCGGTTTTCTTCCTGGCCGAATATATGAACACTTTCCTCATCGCGGCGCTGGCCTCGCTGCTGTTCCTGGGCGGCTGGTATGGCCCCCTGCTTCCCGAGTGGGTATGGTTCCTGATTAAGACCTACTTTATGGTGCTGGTGATATTCTGGATTCGAGGGACGTTCCCTCGACTCAGAATAGACCAGCTAATGTCCTTCGGGTGGAAGGGAATGATACCGCTGTCCTTTGCCGGCGTGGTGATGACAAGTGTTTACAGATTCTACGATTGGCCGTGGTGGAGCATGTCGCTGATGTCGGTGGCGACGCTGGCCGTGGCAGGGTACTGGCTGTACCGCCAGTTCACGCTGCCGGTGATCAAGTTGGCCCGCTCCTACGGCCGGGAGCCAGGGAGGGCGCCAAGTGCTCGCTAGCCTAAAGGGAATGCTGCTGACGATAGTTTCGACGTTCAAGAAGCCGGTGACGGACCAGTACCCGAAGAAGCCGCGCGAGAAGGAGCCTAGATACATGGGCTTCCCGGCGCTGACCTGGGACCACGAGGTGGGCGAACCCTTCTGCACCGCCTGTATGGTGTGCATACGCAACTGCC
This is a stretch of genomic DNA from SAR202 cluster bacterium. It encodes these proteins:
- a CDS encoding twin-arginine translocase TatA/TatE family subunit; the encoded protein is MPKIGAWELLIILAIVLVIFGAGRLTDIGGSLGKGIRAFKDGIGGKGDDEKREHDENVLASKNEKK
- a CDS encoding DNRLRE domain-containing protein, yielding MTPVKDNTLYEDHIKEMSNGKGQHLFVGRNGSGSARRALIAFDLSAVPAGVQITGVELVLRVSRAQQSPPTQVRLHRLTADWGEGASIASGNEGGGAVAAQGDASWHFSKFNTRFWNALGGDFVSTASASAAVGSEGRVTWGSTAQMLAHVQGWLSNPGSNFGWVLIGDESKGATAKRFDSRDNLDADSRPVLIVTYLP
- a CDS encoding DUF4337 domain-containing protein gives rise to the protein MPTVSTPLRRWFLTALIGSLVISALIAIFILIFGGDFGETEGKILFTTLTISLFSLTGLGSAAPLERSRLSAFWYLGIALAVVGFVFFVIGIWSEWVEKEHYGNSMGTIAIFSFSFAQVGMLSLVRLKGTARVLTPVTAIIIFILASMVSAMMFVDNIDDGEYLRAVGVLAVLDALGTVTIPLLGRMTPRETPAAAPSQVKQVELRCPRCGTMQTMDEGGALCQKCALRITIRTEA
- the lpdA gene encoding dihydrolipoyl dehydrogenase encodes the protein MASRSEYDIAVIGAGPGGYVAAIRAGQLGLKTAVIERDEVGGICLNWGCIPSKALLRNAEVVSLAKHGAEYGITFDNLKVDYSKAYDRSRVVVSRLTRGVASLLKKNKVDTIKGSARFVDAHTLTISPSEDVIVAKNIIVATGGRPRSIPPLPIDGEVVVTSRHAIEQKTAPSSVVIVGGGAIGVEFASIYHAYGAKVTVVELLPRLVPNEDEEISQQLERSFKKQGIEIMTGAKVTGVSKKGKTAQVKVEQNGATSEITADRVLVAIGIQGNVEDMGLEKVGIATERGFIKVDDNLATSAKGVYAIGDVTGKLLLAHAASAQGVMVVERIAGMESPGLDYTDMPKATYCSPQVASFGLTEKQAREQGHDVKIGKFPFIASGKALALGHTDGFVKLVTDAKHGEILGVHLIGPEVTELLAEISMTRMLEGTTTELGWVVHSHPTLSEALKEAALVAKGEAINI
- the pdhA gene encoding pyruvate dehydrogenase (acetyl-transferring) E1 component subunit alpha is translated as MYRQMVLIREFENECYRQYMQKNVKGFLHVYSGEEAIAVGVMSLLEPQDYIVTHYRDHGHAIARGLDTKALMAELFGKATGVSKGKGGSMHLFDVKKRFMGGYAIVGGQLPIAVGLAMASKEKGENGLTICFFGDGAMQEGEFHESLNLASIWKLPVIFYCENNLYGMGASVSETYAGHDQIYKAGEPYKIPGVRVDGMNLFEVRRTTAEAVKHVRGGEGPMLIEAQTYRYRGHSISDPAGYRPKDEVEFWMTRDPIILLKKQLLSEGTATEEELKSIVKAAEEEIVAAVKFATESPFPEPAALHQEVYSH
- a CDS encoding 2-oxo acid dehydrogenase subunit E2, which translates into the protein MATTIRMPQMGFDMQEGTVVKWRKKEGDQVARGEVIAEIETDKAVVEMEAYAGGVLKKIVAPEGSKVPVESPIAIIGEDGEELPVDATTNAATPATPSAKAAPTAKVKPEPQPAPAAAQEAPAAPAGEVKVSPLARRIAKEMGVDVSKVKGTGPGGRVTEADVRGYKEPAPAAAPAPAAAKAPSPAAPATKAAAPKPALPTEEKRVPLSRMRQAIAARTVASMREAPHYYVTSELDMGKALDLRKELNSSLPEGTRVSVNDMIIRACVLAIQKFPNFNSSIQGNELVIHPNVNVGIAIDMEGGLIIAAVSQCQSKDLVGLAKATKDLITRAQGGKLKAEEYTSSTFTVSNMGMLDVDSFTAVINPPNSAVMAVGAVKDKPVVKNGEIGVGKMMKVTVSSDHRVIDGAEAARFLQEVKRLLEHPVLLLI
- a CDS encoding alpha-ketoacid dehydrogenase subunit beta, with the protein product MPVMSIRDAMHMALREALDEDSRVFIIGEDIGPYGGTYAVTKGLYDDYGPQRIKDSPLAESVIIGAGVGSAMGGLRPIVEIMTINFTLLGMDQIVNHAAKLRYMSGGQLEIPLIVRTVTGGGAQLAATHSQNFEGWYASVPGLKVVAPSTPYDALGLFRACRQSMDPILFVEHALLYSVKGEVPKEHYTVPLGAADVKRPGKNITIVSHARMLHTSLSAAETLSKEGIEAEVLDLRTMRPLDVESIVNSVKKTHRAVVVEETWKTGGFAGEIVSLIQEHAFDYLDAPVLRVSGEEVPAPYSAPLENLAFPDAARVVGAVRAVFGA